In a genomic window of Streptomyces koelreuteriae:
- the eboE gene encoding metabolite traffic protein EboE has protein sequence MRFRHPDGSTVHLAYCTNVHPAETLDGVLAQLRDHCEPVRRRLGRDRLGIGLWLAKDAARVLVSDPSALRGLRTELDRRGLEVVTLNGFPYEGFGAEEVKYRVYKPDWADPERLDHTSALARVLAGLLPDDVAEGTISTLPLAWRTAYDDERAETAHTALRTLAERLDAIEELTGRSIRVGLEPEPGCVVETTRDAIAPLTAIGHDRIGICVDTCHLATSFEDPDTALDALTEARVPVVKSQLSAALHAEHPHLPEVREALAAFAEPRFLHQTRTATAAGLRATDDLDEALAGHALPDGAPWRAHFHVPLHAAPAAPLTSTLPVLKSALTRLVGGSAPLTRHLEVETYTWQALPSELRPRGRAQLTEGIAAELTLARDLLTDLGLKELP, from the coding sequence ATGCGCTTCCGCCACCCCGACGGTTCCACGGTCCACCTCGCCTACTGCACCAACGTCCACCCCGCCGAAACCCTCGACGGGGTCCTCGCCCAGCTCCGCGACCACTGCGAGCCCGTCCGCCGCCGACTGGGCCGCGACCGGCTCGGCATCGGGCTGTGGCTCGCCAAGGACGCCGCCCGGGTCCTCGTAAGCGACCCGTCCGCGCTGCGCGGCCTGCGCACCGAGCTCGACCGGCGCGGCCTCGAGGTCGTCACCCTCAACGGCTTCCCCTATGAGGGCTTCGGGGCCGAGGAGGTCAAATACCGCGTCTACAAGCCGGACTGGGCCGACCCGGAACGCCTCGACCACACCAGCGCTCTGGCCCGGGTCCTTGCGGGGCTCCTCCCCGACGACGTGGCCGAGGGCACCATCTCGACCCTGCCCCTCGCCTGGCGCACCGCGTACGACGACGAGCGCGCGGAGACCGCCCACACCGCCCTGCGCACCCTCGCCGAACGCCTCGACGCCATCGAGGAACTGACCGGGCGCTCCATCCGCGTCGGCCTGGAACCGGAACCCGGCTGCGTCGTCGAGACCACCCGCGACGCCATCGCCCCGCTCACCGCGATCGGCCACGACCGCATCGGCATCTGTGTCGACACCTGCCATCTCGCCACCTCCTTCGAAGATCCGGACACCGCCCTGGACGCCCTCACCGAGGCCCGTGTCCCCGTCGTCAAATCCCAGCTCTCCGCCGCCCTGCATGCCGAACACCCCCATCTGCCCGAGGTCCGCGAGGCTCTCGCCGCGTTCGCCGAACCCCGTTTCCTGCACCAGACCCGCACCGCCACCGCCGCGGGGCTGCGCGCCACCGACGACCTCGACGAGGCCCTGGCGGGCCACGCCCTGCCGGACGGCGCACCCTGGCGCGCCCACTTCCACGTCCCCCTGCACGCGGCCCCCGCCGCGCCCCTCACCTCCACACTTCCGGTCCTGAAGTCCGCACTGACCCGGCTCGTCGGCGGCTCGGCCCCGCTCACCCGCCACCTGGAGGTCGAGACCTACACCTGGCAGGCCCTCCCGTCCGAACTGCGCCCCCGGGGCCGCGCCCAGCTCAC
- a CDS encoding TatD family hydrolase, with amino-acid sequence MRIFDPHIHMTSRTTDDYEAMYAAGVRAVVEPSFWLGQPRTSPASFRDYFDALLGWEPFRAAQYGIAHHCTIALNPKEANDPRCAPVLDELPRYLVKDNVVAVGEIGYDSMTPAEDTALATQLQLAADHGLPALVHTPHRDKLAGLRRTLDAVRESALPPERVLVDHLNETTVKEAKDSGCWLGFSVYPDTKMDEERMIAILRAYGTEQVLVNSAADWGKSDPLKTRKVGDLMLAEGFTEDDVDRVLWRNPVAFYGLSGRLNLDVAGTEPTHEGNSILRGAPKDPHEPDPGPGGGDEPARVPVAEA; translated from the coding sequence ATGCGCATCTTCGACCCCCACATCCACATGACCTCCCGGACCACCGACGACTACGAGGCCATGTACGCCGCGGGCGTCCGCGCCGTCGTCGAGCCCTCCTTCTGGCTCGGCCAGCCCCGCACCTCGCCCGCCTCCTTCCGCGACTACTTCGACGCCCTGCTCGGCTGGGAGCCTTTCCGCGCCGCCCAGTACGGCATCGCGCACCACTGCACGATCGCCCTCAACCCCAAGGAGGCGAACGACCCGCGCTGCGCGCCCGTCCTCGACGAACTGCCCCGGTATCTCGTCAAGGACAACGTCGTGGCCGTCGGCGAGATCGGCTATGACTCGATGACCCCCGCCGAGGACACCGCCCTCGCCACGCAGCTCCAGCTCGCCGCCGACCACGGCCTGCCCGCCCTGGTCCACACCCCGCACCGCGACAAGCTCGCCGGACTGCGCCGCACCCTCGACGCCGTCCGGGAGTCCGCCCTGCCCCCCGAGCGCGTCCTGGTCGACCACCTCAACGAGACCACCGTCAAGGAGGCCAAGGACAGCGGCTGCTGGCTGGGCTTCTCCGTCTATCCGGACACCAAGATGGACGAGGAACGGATGATCGCGATCCTGCGCGCCTACGGCACCGAGCAGGTCCTGGTGAACTCCGCCGCCGACTGGGGAAAGAGCGACCCCCTCAAGACCCGCAAGGTCGGCGACCTGATGCTGGCCGAGGGCTTCACCGAGGACGACGTCGACCGGGTGCTGTGGCGCAACCCCGTCGCCTTCTACGGGCTGAGCGGCCGTCTGAACCTCGACGTCGCCGGCACGGAGCCCACCCATGAGGGCAACTCCATCCTCCGTGGCGCCCCGAAGGATCCGCACGAGCCGGATCCCGGCCCGGGAGGCGGCGACGAGCCGGCCCGCGTCCCCGTCGCGGAGGCGTGA